A genomic stretch from Falco cherrug isolate bFalChe1 chromosome 3, bFalChe1.pri, whole genome shotgun sequence includes:
- the NDRG1 gene encoding protein NDRG1 isoform X2, with protein MSTEFQDAHLAEVKPLVEKEEAITRLLPDFDVQEQDVETVHGSVHVTMCGTPRGNRPAILTYHDIGLNHKTCFNPLFNFEDMQEITQHFAVCHVDAPGQQDGAPSFQAGYVYPSMDQLAEMLPGILKQFGLKTVIGMGTGAGAYILTRFALNHAEMVEGLVLINVNPCAEGWMDWAATKISGWTNALPDMVISHLFGKEEIHSNHDLIHTYRQHIINDMNQTNLHLFVNSYNSRRDLEIERPVPGINVVTLQCPVLLVVGDSSPAVDAVVECNSKLDPTRTTLLKMADCGGLPQVSQPAKLAEAFKYFVQGMGYIPSASMTRLMRSRTASGSSVTSLEGQRSRSHTGEGTRSRSHTGEGTRSRSHTGDGARNRSHTDTRIELTPNSASNTEQSSPKSMEVSC; from the exons ATGTCAACAGAGTTCCAGGATGCTCACCTTGCGGAGGTGAAACCTCtggtggagaaggaggag GCTATCACTCGCCTCCTTCCAGACTTTGATGTTCAG GAGCAAGATGTGGAGACTGTGCATGGCTCGGTCCATGTCACCATGTGTGGGACTCCCAGGGGGAACCGGCCAGCTATCCTCACCTACCATGATATTGGGCTGAATC aTAAAACTTGCTTCAATCCTCTCTTCAACTTTGAGGATATGCAGGAAATCACCCAGCACTTTGCAGTCTGCCATGTGGATGCACCTGGTCAGCAGGATGGAGCACCATCTTTCCAGGCCGG GTACGTGTACCCCTCCATGGATCAGCTGGCCGAAATGCTTCCTGGAATCCTGAAGCAGTTTGG GCTGAAGACCGTTATAGGAATGGGAACTGGAGCCGGTGCCTACATCTTAACCAGATTTGCT TTAAACCATGCGGAGATGGTGGAGGGATTAGTTCTCATTAATGTAAACCCTTGTGCTGAAGGTTGGATGGACTGGGCAGCAACTAAG ATTTCAGGTTGGACAAATGCTTTACCAGACATGGTCATTTCACATCTTTTTGGAAAG GAAGAGATTCACAGCAACCATGACCTGATCCATACTTATCGTCAGCATATTATTAATGATATGAATCAAACCAACCTTCATCTCTTTGTCAACTCTTACAACAG tCGGCGAGACCTAGAAATTGAGCGCCCTGTTCCTGGAATAAATGTTGTCACCCTTCA ATGCCCTGTCCTCTTGGTGGTTGGTGACAGCTCACCGGCGGTGGATGCGGTG GTTGAATGCAATTCAAAGCTGGACCCGACAAGGACCACACTTCTGAAG ATGGctgactgtggtgggcttccTCAAGTTTCCCAG CCTGCCAAGCTTGCAGAAGCTTTCAAATACTTTGTTCAGGGAATGGGATACA TCCCCTCTGCTAGCATGACCAGGCTGATGAGGTCCCGCACTGCTTCTGGCTCCAGCGTAACCTCTTTGGAAGGACAAAGGAGCCGGTCTCACACTGGGGAAGGCACGAGGAGCCGGTCTCACACTGGGGAAGGCACGAGGAGCCGGTCTCacaccggggatggtgccaggaACCGCTCCCACACAGACACACGCATCGAGCTGACGCCGAACTCGGCAAGCAACACTGAACAATCAAGCCCCAAGTCCATGGAAGTGTCCTGTTAG
- the NDRG1 gene encoding protein NDRG1 isoform X3 — MVLDMEDTVYLLNNAEQDVETVHGSVHVTMCGTPRGNRPAILTYHDIGLNHKTCFNPLFNFEDMQEITQHFAVCHVDAPGQQDGAPSFQAGYVYPSMDQLAEMLPGILKQFGLKTVIGMGTGAGAYILTRFALNHAEMVEGLVLINVNPCAEGWMDWAATKISGWTNALPDMVISHLFGKEEIHSNHDLIHTYRQHIINDMNQTNLHLFVNSYNSRRDLEIERPVPGINVVTLQCPVLLVVGDSSPAVDAVVECNSKLDPTRTTLLKMADCGGLPQVSQPAKLAEAFKYFVQGMGYIPSASMTRLMRSRTASGSSVTSLEGQRSRSHTGEGTRSRSHTGEGTRSRSHTGDGARNRSHTDTRIELTPNSASNTEQSSPKSMEVSC, encoded by the exons ATGGTGCTGGATATGGAAGATACAGTTTACCTGCTAAATAATGCA GAGCAAGATGTGGAGACTGTGCATGGCTCGGTCCATGTCACCATGTGTGGGACTCCCAGGGGGAACCGGCCAGCTATCCTCACCTACCATGATATTGGGCTGAATC aTAAAACTTGCTTCAATCCTCTCTTCAACTTTGAGGATATGCAGGAAATCACCCAGCACTTTGCAGTCTGCCATGTGGATGCACCTGGTCAGCAGGATGGAGCACCATCTTTCCAGGCCGG GTACGTGTACCCCTCCATGGATCAGCTGGCCGAAATGCTTCCTGGAATCCTGAAGCAGTTTGG GCTGAAGACCGTTATAGGAATGGGAACTGGAGCCGGTGCCTACATCTTAACCAGATTTGCT TTAAACCATGCGGAGATGGTGGAGGGATTAGTTCTCATTAATGTAAACCCTTGTGCTGAAGGTTGGATGGACTGGGCAGCAACTAAG ATTTCAGGTTGGACAAATGCTTTACCAGACATGGTCATTTCACATCTTTTTGGAAAG GAAGAGATTCACAGCAACCATGACCTGATCCATACTTATCGTCAGCATATTATTAATGATATGAATCAAACCAACCTTCATCTCTTTGTCAACTCTTACAACAG tCGGCGAGACCTAGAAATTGAGCGCCCTGTTCCTGGAATAAATGTTGTCACCCTTCA ATGCCCTGTCCTCTTGGTGGTTGGTGACAGCTCACCGGCGGTGGATGCGGTG GTTGAATGCAATTCAAAGCTGGACCCGACAAGGACCACACTTCTGAAG ATGGctgactgtggtgggcttccTCAAGTTTCCCAG CCTGCCAAGCTTGCAGAAGCTTTCAAATACTTTGTTCAGGGAATGGGATACA TCCCCTCTGCTAGCATGACCAGGCTGATGAGGTCCCGCACTGCTTCTGGCTCCAGCGTAACCTCTTTGGAAGGACAAAGGAGCCGGTCTCACACTGGGGAAGGCACGAGGAGCCGGTCTCACACTGGGGAAGGCACGAGGAGCCGGTCTCacaccggggatggtgccaggaACCGCTCCCACACAGACACACGCATCGAGCTGACGCCGAACTCGGCAAGCAACACTGAACAATCAAGCCCCAAGTCCATGGAAGTGTCCTGTTAG
- the NDRG1 gene encoding protein NDRG1 isoform X1 — protein MLAVSSNRYQLLTMSTEFQDAHLAEVKPLVEKEEAITRLLPDFDVQEQDVETVHGSVHVTMCGTPRGNRPAILTYHDIGLNHKTCFNPLFNFEDMQEITQHFAVCHVDAPGQQDGAPSFQAGYVYPSMDQLAEMLPGILKQFGLKTVIGMGTGAGAYILTRFALNHAEMVEGLVLINVNPCAEGWMDWAATKISGWTNALPDMVISHLFGKEEIHSNHDLIHTYRQHIINDMNQTNLHLFVNSYNSRRDLEIERPVPGINVVTLQCPVLLVVGDSSPAVDAVVECNSKLDPTRTTLLKMADCGGLPQVSQPAKLAEAFKYFVQGMGYIPSASMTRLMRSRTASGSSVTSLEGQRSRSHTGEGTRSRSHTGEGTRSRSHTGDGARNRSHTDTRIELTPNSASNTEQSSPKSMEVSC, from the exons ATATCAGCTACTGACCATGTCAACAGAGTTCCAGGATGCTCACCTTGCGGAGGTGAAACCTCtggtggagaaggaggag GCTATCACTCGCCTCCTTCCAGACTTTGATGTTCAG GAGCAAGATGTGGAGACTGTGCATGGCTCGGTCCATGTCACCATGTGTGGGACTCCCAGGGGGAACCGGCCAGCTATCCTCACCTACCATGATATTGGGCTGAATC aTAAAACTTGCTTCAATCCTCTCTTCAACTTTGAGGATATGCAGGAAATCACCCAGCACTTTGCAGTCTGCCATGTGGATGCACCTGGTCAGCAGGATGGAGCACCATCTTTCCAGGCCGG GTACGTGTACCCCTCCATGGATCAGCTGGCCGAAATGCTTCCTGGAATCCTGAAGCAGTTTGG GCTGAAGACCGTTATAGGAATGGGAACTGGAGCCGGTGCCTACATCTTAACCAGATTTGCT TTAAACCATGCGGAGATGGTGGAGGGATTAGTTCTCATTAATGTAAACCCTTGTGCTGAAGGTTGGATGGACTGGGCAGCAACTAAG ATTTCAGGTTGGACAAATGCTTTACCAGACATGGTCATTTCACATCTTTTTGGAAAG GAAGAGATTCACAGCAACCATGACCTGATCCATACTTATCGTCAGCATATTATTAATGATATGAATCAAACCAACCTTCATCTCTTTGTCAACTCTTACAACAG tCGGCGAGACCTAGAAATTGAGCGCCCTGTTCCTGGAATAAATGTTGTCACCCTTCA ATGCCCTGTCCTCTTGGTGGTTGGTGACAGCTCACCGGCGGTGGATGCGGTG GTTGAATGCAATTCAAAGCTGGACCCGACAAGGACCACACTTCTGAAG ATGGctgactgtggtgggcttccTCAAGTTTCCCAG CCTGCCAAGCTTGCAGAAGCTTTCAAATACTTTGTTCAGGGAATGGGATACA TCCCCTCTGCTAGCATGACCAGGCTGATGAGGTCCCGCACTGCTTCTGGCTCCAGCGTAACCTCTTTGGAAGGACAAAGGAGCCGGTCTCACACTGGGGAAGGCACGAGGAGCCGGTCTCACACTGGGGAAGGCACGAGGAGCCGGTCTCacaccggggatggtgccaggaACCGCTCCCACACAGACACACGCATCGAGCTGACGCCGAACTCGGCAAGCAACACTGAACAATCAAGCCCCAAGTCCATGGAAGTGTCCTGTTAG